In the genome of Synchiropus splendidus isolate RoL2022-P1 chromosome 13, RoL_Sspl_1.0, whole genome shotgun sequence, the window TGATGAGTGGGTGCAGGAAGCATTGTTCAGGCGCTCTGGAGTTCAGAATAAGAAGGAAAGTGAAAGGCCATCGGTGTGAAATATGTCAAAGGGCACAGGTGGGAAAACTTTGTCTTTGCCCAGTGATGTCAAACTCATTCACACAACATCTCTAGAACAGCCTTTAACATGGAGTTTCACTTGCTTTGCGGTAGACATTTCATGGGCTTTTAAAGTGTGCGTGGGCCACGTAAATTTGACTTGACAAATTTGGCCCCTAAACCTCATGTTCAACGTCTTAGCCTAGGAAGAGGTTTTGTGATGTGCTTTACTCTTTATCTCTGACCCTGTTTTCAAGTCAAGAACCAACCAAGGAGGTGGGCACctcaactgtgactgttgtgaggggccatcatgcccaaagaaagaaaatccaaatccaaaatgtatacttaagtaacaggaacaaaaagatgaaatgtaagtaaggatgttaagaagtgtaaatatgccatgaaacctataaaagaaatgtaattcatatggattttatttgaatgtaaatcaatagagattatttcaaaataaattagcatttttctttatctttctttcaagaaatacacacaaaaatgccaaatgaaaagaaaatttcaGTCGAAAAACACGAGCATGTTATTTTTcaagttggggaaaaaaaaactatgtatcAGGTGTAGAGACTGACCTCAAAAACACAGGCTGAAGACTCAACCTAGTCGCTGTTGGCTGGTCTGTGAgcctgtttgtgtttgagttgAAACATTTAGGAGTGAAAGTTACCTTTTCCTATGATCACAATGACATTGACGCAGATAAACAAACTCATCACATTTAAGTTGGAACTCAACATCCCATGAAGTAAATAATTGAGGGAGATATTTAAACAGCTTGCGCGGCCTCTGATAAGCTGAAGCACAAATGAACCAGATGTGTGTCTGGAGATCGCTTAAACCCGTGAATCTTCTGAAGAACACCAGAATAATTAGGAACCTCAGCGAGATAGAGATGAAGGACAGTGCAGAGAGAAGCACAGAAGATAAGAACCGAGGCTGCTCGTTGAATAACCAGGCACGAGGAAACACTGATAAGGCAGCGAACAAAATACACAGGGAATTAACTGgaaatttaaaagaaaacaaaacagctgcCCGTGGGTCGGACTGCAGCCAGTTGGCTCCCATTTTATATGGTTTTATGATGACGAAGTCGTTTATCAATTATTTAAGCTTTGCTTCTGACACTTGTTTGCAGCTGCACGTCTATAGAGAGTCAGCTCCCTTTTATTCTGGATGGCCCAGTTACTACTGAAGTATAATCGAATAAAGGAGGTCAGCAGTGCGTAAAGACAGAGTGGCATCAACTCCTGCAGCAGTGAGCGGAGATTGAAGCCACGCTGTTCCTTCAGGTGTCTTTTGTTTATGTGCAAAATGAACTTGTTTGTGAGGAAAGAAGCAATGAACGGGAGCCGTgggctgctgtgttttcttgagGACAGCAGGTTCGGGAAGCAAACGTGACTCTCTCAAAAGATTCTCAGAGGAGATGAGTCTGACTGGCTGGTTGTTCTTCTCAGGTGCACGATGCCATTGAGCTCATCGACTTCCTCAGTTCCACAAATGAAAGCGGAGTCTGTTCCGACCAGCCCTGGTTGTTAAGCACTGATGGGGTGAGCTGTGTTTTTCTCAACATTCCAGAGATCAGATAAATGTTTCCATCTTactcattcttcttcttttttttaatccatgtgtgtttcatgataaataaatcaaaaccaTTTTGTCAGAGTCCAGAAGAAGGCGTTGCAGATGCCTTCCTGGAGTCCCTGCTGGGGGAAAGCGAGTCTTCCTCAGCAGCAACTTCCCccctgtggtctccatgcaccACTGACAGCGACATCTACGAGGACCCCTCTAAAAAGAGCCCGCACACCCGCTTCTGCACGCCCCTGCGTGGATTGGACGCAGAGTTTTTTCCAAACCTTCTACCAGCACAGGTCCCTCAGAGCCATCTCGCAAAAGAGGAGGCGTCCGACGTGTCCATCGACCTCGGTATGAGATGTTCTCGAGAACTCAAGCGGGAAATAGTGCTGCTGTTTACCGCCAATGTCACGGCTGAACCACCAGAGGGGTTGCACTTGTTCATTATTACGCGCCTCCCGCAGCATAAATTGAGCGATTTACCAGGAATCTTTTCaatgaataaattattttctgcTAAGTGGAGAAGATTTTCAGGCGTTTATCACGTGGACAAATTTTCTTTTGAAGGACACTCTTCGTGGCCCCGTTTCTCTGGAGTGGATCCAGCCTTAAATGACTTCCCGTTTAAACACAAACCGCCTCTTTAAAGTGTaatgacatttttctttgttaGAATTCATAGAATGTTTGAATCAATACGCTGCTGTGATGTGTGCAGGATGGCAGCCCAGTGACCTCCAAGAGCAGCTGGGACTCGCCTATTACCTGACATCAAACCAAGCCTCCACACTCCCCTTCAATCAGACCCTGACACTGAAGGACCTGCTGCTCAACAACCTGGGACAGAACGTGAGCGGAACACAAAAAACGGACTGTTACTATTTAAAGGCGCCAAAATATGTATTTCCGAGCCATTTTTGTAAGTTTAAATACAGGGAATTTTACATTCACCTGTTAAAATAACCATCGAAATAATTGCAGTCTAGTACTCTACACTTTTGGCCATAACTGGAGTCAAGCGTTTTTGATGGTGCCTTCAAAAATACAGGCTTGAAAGTTAGCATCTCTGCAGTGCTCATTTGGAACTGTCAAActcaaatttcaatttcaaagcCAACATCAAGGTTCGACTTTGCCGTCCGCAATGCCACATAATGGCTTCCCACCTCAGAGCAGGGATAAACAGAGGCAGAAGGGGCGACACAGACCGGAGCCCTCGTCTTTAAAGTCCACCGTGAAGCATTCTGTTGCATGAATAAACCTTTTCACTGAGTCCAAATGAATACAGATCTGAGGGGCAATGCGGAACAACAGGCAATAATAACATTATAAGAAACAGATAATGAGGCCATGTTAGATAACCCAGCTATTAGGGAGGATTATTCAACTCTAATCTCTGTTATTTTAATATGTTGAAACATGCTGCTTTTAAAATTTCAGCAAAGACGGtccaaaaataatgataaattgGTGCTATTATTTTGCTTTTGACAGCAAAATAGAGGGTATTACAGAGCCCCATGGACAGTATTTTAAAAACTACCAGACCATTGACAATACTTTGAGGACTAGATAGTGTCCTTCATTCACTGTGTTTCTGGGAGCCGTGTTTCCTGGCGGCGAGTCTGAAGCCTCTGATGTAAActgacaatgtttttaaatgaaatagcaGCTGGGATTTTTAATAAGCAACGCTGGCACTGCCGCAGTCTATTTGGCTTGTCAATAGAGAGCAGTTGTCTTTTCATGATGCAAAAGTAAATGAGGTGGAGGTTGAGTTTCAGCATGTCAGACGCAGCAGCTTTCATTTATTCTCTAATGTGTCTTGATTCGCGTCTTCAATGAAGCTGGCTTAACAGCTTGGAAAACCTGGCAGCCAAGAGGTCTGGTCTGTGTTCACTTCACTAACAGCTCTTTCTGTCTGAGTCTTGTCGGCTCCTGTGAGAGACGATGCTCTTACATCACCTGGTGAAGTTCAAGGCTGAACATATTCATTGGTTTTTCTTCTGAAGGGTCAATTTCTTGTGTCTCTCCAGACTGACTCAACAGCCATAATGGCTGCAGAAAATGTTCTCAAAATGCGCATTGTTTCAACTTTGAAAAACTCTCATCTGAGCCAGAACTTGATTCAAGTTGAGAGGCTCCTCACATCACTGCGAGTATCGCTGTAACCGCGCGCGCTTTCTTGTCCGTCTGCTTCCCAGTCGCAGCCTAACTCCCTGGAGTCCCGGCAGGAGCTGGAGCTTAATGAGGATGAGAAGAAACtcttggccaaagaaggtgtgAACCTGCCCAACAAGCTGCCTCTGTCCAAGGTGCTTCTCTCTGACACACTTTCCAGCGACCGCAGCTTTTTCCCGCGCACCACTGCCTGCCATTCCGAGCTGATCTAATTCAACCCTCTCCTCTTTCATCCTCCCACGTGCCTTGTCTACCCTGACAAGTTTGAAGAAAGGGTTTTAAAGAAGATCCGGCGGAAAATCCGCAACAAGCGCTCGGCTCAGGAGAGTCGAAAAAAGAAGAGAGAATATGTGTACAGTCTGGAGGGAAGGTAGGCGCCACTGCACTCCATGACTACTTAATCTAGTTCACGTAAAGACACTAAAAAAGTATGACttaatatcattattttatttttttagaaattATATTGAGATTTGCAACATGGACATGAAGATTAAAACGATCAACTGTTTTCCGCATCCATGCGTTTCtcctttatttatatatagtgAGTCACAACACAGCTAACCATAACATTTCATAGCTTTAAACCGGTGAGCTCAAAGCTTTATCGCATGATTTTAAGGTTTTATTACTTATAAAATGTCATGAAAGATGTCATGTCTTGAGGTCGATGAGCAGATGAAGTGACTGTAATGCAGAATGCAGTGCTATAAATATTGCTATTTAAGTGGGAAGCATGGTAATGAGACTGTAGAGAGAGAAAGGGAAACATTCTTTGATGAGTCCTTCAAAGATGTGAACAAAAAATAGTCACAAAGACGACGCAGACGAGGACAAACATAATGAGACAAGATGTGCGATGAAAGTTAAATGTCTCTTATTTGGATGTGCTACTTGGGATGGACACATCACTGCAACATACGGGGGGGGGCTTTGCTCCGGAGGGTCATCTGTCAATGGATGAACAGGAATCTTACCTGAGAGCTGAGAGCAGTCTTTCAATGTGTGAGCTGAGTATCGCATTGAGGAATGATACTATCATTTCGCGACCCATGTATCGGGCTGCGTATCGTATCGTGAGGTTCTAGGTGATACTCACCTGTAACAGTGACAGTCGTGTTTCGACTCGAATTCTTTTTCGAACAGTTTCTGTGGAGTCTAATGTTACATGCTACAAAACATGGGGTGACCTCAGAATAGCACCCTCAAACCGGGACCTCAGTAAGACCTGTCACACTCTCTGTCATTCCGGCCTTTCCAAGCGACCAGAGGGACTGGTGCCACTGTTGTTGTGTTCCTGTCAAGCCTCTCGTGAGGATATCAAAGTCGTAGCTACTGAGTCATGTCCGTGAGATGCTGCCATGACCACTGAGCATGAAGTCTCCACACAGAACTGCAAGCACCACCTCAGCAGGAGACGTGAAATGGCCTGAGGGAGCCTGGTTTTAGAATCGGATGAGTGTTTGATCCCAATATTGAAACAAAGAGGCTTCAGTTTCGGGAGGCAGGTTTAGCAGATCGCCGGCCATATTTCCACCCACTTCGCTGCTCTCCCGTTATCATCCTTAAAACCGtagctgctttaaaaaaaaaaaaaaacaataatcctGCATGCCTCCTCCATGTTGGCTCTTGAAGCTCCATGTTGTCACGCCTACGCACAAACCCTGCTTGGATGGGATGGCGCTTTAAATTAGCCAGCAGAGCAGCTGTGTAGTTGCAGCCTGTTTTTTTCCTGAGAAGTCATTGAGTTTCAGACAGTCCTCCCGCTCCACTGGCCTCTGGCGAAACTTGACTATTACAGAATCTTGAGCACGGGCTGGAGAGCGCAGATGAAAGAGCCAAATGAGAGCAGGGGGTTCACAAACATGCCGGtgtggcatgttttttttaaccgtccactaaaatatcaataaaaagaaattcagACGCTATTTTGGCTGCTAGCTAGAGTGCTCCCGCTGTCCTGCGATTAGCAGTAATGCACCGTCGCCGTGACGCTCTTCTCACCGCTCATCGTAACTTGTCATTCAGCACAGTGTGTGGGCACAACTTGAGAAAGGCTGTGTGAATACAAGAACGGGGTTTGAGGTTGAACCTGACTAAGTTAAGCTCTTAACACACAATCCACGTAGCTCCATCGCTTCTGGATATTAAAGCcacaaacactgctgtgacctTCACTCTGACTTCATCCATTTTTAAGCTTCTACTGACAAAGACCTTCCAGCAGATTCATTAAAA includes:
- the LOC128769749 gene encoding cyclic AMP-responsive element-binding protein 3-like protein 3-A translates to MTTDKVHDAIELIDFLSSTNESGVCSDQPWLLSTDGSPEEGVADAFLESLLGESESSSAATSPLWSPCTTDSDIYEDPSKKSPHTRFCTPLRGLDAEFFPNLLPAQVPQSHLAKEEASDVSIDLGWQPSDLQEQLGLAYYLTSNQASTLPFNQTLTLKDLLLNNLGQNSQPNSLESRQELELNEDEKKLLAKEGVNLPNKLPLSKFEERVLKKIRRKIRNKRSAQESRKKKREYVYSLEGRMSAYAAHNLQLQRKVYQLEEANSALLNQLSRLQALLPNCSSRTTQRGTCILVLLLSFTLLISSNLTPDSFHLLNLRSRGPSRSLLSVDEGQVFTPPPPLPLLSTTISSLKEKLWSWTNTPSANIPESREREWRHHDDH